Below is a window of Globicephala melas unplaced genomic scaffold, mGloMel1.2 SCAFFOLD_1153, whole genome shotgun sequence DNA.
TAGTTTTGAGGAAGCTCAAGAGTATGTAGATAGTCTCGGTTTGCCTATGTTTGTCAAGCCTAATACGGGAGGCTCAAGCATTGCTACATCAAAGGTCTCAAGTTTGGAAGAACTAATACCTGCTATTGCTCTAGCTTTGACAGAAGCTAGAGAGGTGATGTTGGAGCGTTTAATTAGTGGAGTAGAGATTACTTGTGGTTGTTACCTAGATTATACTCGTACTAATGCTAATGGAGATGTTGGTGAGGTCTGTGCTTTACCTATTACAGAAGTGGTGAGTAAGAATAGTTTCTTTGATTTTGATGCTAAGTATAATGGTGAAGTGGAGGAGATAACCCCTGCTCGTCTCAATGAAGGGACGACTTTGCTGGTGCAGAATCTGACAAAAGAGATTTATTTGCGTACGGATGCCAAGGGGGTCATACGTGTAGACTATATTATTGAGGAAGATGGTTATCCTACGCTCTTGGAAGTAAATACAACTCCAGGGATGACCCCTACAAGTTTTATCCCTCAACAAGTAGCTGCCGCTAATATGACAATGCCTGAATTTTTGATGAAgatcatttcctttcctttgtcaATGAAAAAACTAGAGTCTTTATTTAAGgcttaataaataaaagattaataatgATGAATTACGAAAAATATAACGATATACGTCCTCTTCTAGATGAGGAAGTATCGGTTGCAGTAGAGAGTTTAATTAACGAACCAATGCTTCAGAAAGCCTTTGCTTATTTTGATACAGGTATCTCTTGGGATGATATGGTTCGTGTATTGAAATCTTGTCAGACTGTCAGAGATTTCAAAAAGGAGGTGAGCTATCAGTTAGTAAAATTAGTGATGTCTCGTTTGTGTCAGTCGGTAAACTATACGGATAATGgcaatcttcagaaagataaAGGTTATACTTATATTTCTAACCACAGAGATATTATTCTAGATTCTGCTTTCTTAAATGTAATGCTTTTAGATGATGGTTTGAAATTTCCAGAGATTGCTATTGGGGATAACCTACTTGTTTATCCTTGGGTGGAGACTTTAGTTAAGTTGAATGGGAGTTTCCTTGTCAAGCGTAACCTTCAAGGGCGTGAAGTACTATTGGCTGCTAAGCAGTTGTCGGAATATATGCACGACGCAATATCTGAAAATATATCGTTATGGATTGCACAGAGAGAAGGACGTGCTAAGGATTCATCAGATCATACTCAGGGAGCATTGCTCAAAATGTTAGCTATGGGGGCTCCTAGAGGAACGGAGTTTGTCGAGGCTTTGCGTAGATTAAATATTGTGCCGACATCTTGTTCGTATGAGTTTGACCCATGTGATTATCTCAAGGCTCGAGAGATGCAACTCAAGAGAGATTGTTTAGACTATAAGAAAACTAAGGCTGATGATAGTGAGAATATGATAAAAGGTGTTTTTGGCTATAAAGGACGTGTTCATTTTACGACAGCACGTCAGCTAAATGAAATCTTAGATGAGACAGATTTTGCTGATATGAAGCCTGCAGATCGTGTAGAGGAAGTCGCCAAACTTATAGATAGAGAGATTTATCGCTCTTATGTTTTGTATTCGGGTAATTATGTTGCTCTAGATTTATTGGAGGGTACGACGAAGTACAATGATAAATATTCAGAAGAGGAAAAACTTGTTTTTGAGAAGTATCTAACTGAACGTATCGCTTTGATTAAGTTGCCAGAGCCATTGATAAAAGATGAAGCTTTTTTGCGTGAGCGTATCCTAGAAATGTACGCCAATCCAGTACGTAATCATTTATCAGTACTTTAATTTTTGCTTATAGATATGAAGAAACTCGTATTTGCAACGAACAATGTCCATAAGTTGGCAGAGCTACAAGCTATACTTGGCGATAGCTTTGAGCTTATGAATCTCAAAGATATTAATTGCTTTGATGATATTGAGGAGACAGCAGACACATTGGAGGGGAATGCTTTGATTAAAGCGAGGTATGTCTATGAGAAATATGGTTATTCTTGTTTTGCTGATGACACAGGTTTAGAGGTAGAGGCTTTGGGTAATGCTCCTGGAGTACATACCGCTCGTTATGCTTATAATGATAGAAATGATACAGAAGCTAATATCTCTAAGCTCTTGACAGAATTAGAGGGCATAGAGGGGGAGAATCGTCAAGCACAATTTAGAACTGTCATTGCTTTAATTGATGAGCGAGGAGGAAAAACTCTTTAATGGTGTAGTACGAGGCGATATTCTTAAGGCTAAGGAAGGAAATACAGGCTTCGGTTATGACCCCTATCTTTCGTCCAGAAGGCTATGAGCATTCTTTTGCTGTGCTAGGTACAGATGTGAAGAATAAAATTAGTCATAGAGCTAGAGCTGTTAAACAACTTGTAGCGTATTTATGTTGCCGAAGATTAGTCTATTCATTTAGTTTAATGCTATTCAT
It encodes the following:
- the LOC132595935 gene encoding dITP/XTP pyrophosphatase-like, which gives rise to MKKLVFATNNVHKLAELQAILGDSFELMNLKDINCFDDIEETADTLEGNALIKARYVYEKYGYSCFADDTGLEVEALGNAPGVHTARYAYNDRNDTEANISKLLTELEGIEGENRQAQFRTVIALIDERGGKTL